Proteins encoded within one genomic window of Microbacterium sp. zg-B185:
- a CDS encoding uridine kinase, translating to MRLPTTPLTTLLRELRDEVRQHYRGGRVIIAVDGIDGAGKTTFADAFADVFAEDGSSVFRASIDDFHRPRAERYQRGRRSPEGYYRDSYDYATFRRVLIDPFRDGAQTAGTTGFQLAAFDVARDTPVEATWTTAPRDAVLIVDGIFLLRPELRGLWDWSVWLDAPVDVAYQRMALRDGSDPNPAAASNLRYRDGQELYLKDARPRLEASAIVDNADLAHPRRTFEDYC from the coding sequence CGACGAGGTCCGCCAGCACTATCGCGGCGGCCGGGTCATCATCGCGGTGGACGGCATCGACGGTGCGGGCAAGACGACCTTCGCCGACGCCTTCGCGGACGTGTTCGCCGAGGACGGCTCCTCGGTCTTCCGGGCATCCATCGACGACTTCCACCGTCCGCGGGCGGAGCGTTATCAGCGCGGTCGCCGCTCGCCGGAGGGTTATTACCGCGACTCGTACGACTACGCGACGTTCCGGCGGGTGCTGATCGACCCGTTCCGCGACGGCGCCCAGACGGCAGGCACGACCGGCTTCCAGCTGGCGGCGTTCGACGTCGCACGCGACACCCCGGTCGAAGCGACCTGGACCACAGCGCCACGGGATGCCGTGCTCATCGTCGACGGCATCTTCCTGCTCCGGCCCGAGCTGCGCGGACTCTGGGACTGGTCGGTGTGGCTGGACGCTCCGGTCGATGTCGCCTACCAGCGAATGGCGTTGCGCGACGGCTCCGATCCGAACCCGGCTGCCGCCTCGAACCTCCGATACCGCGATGGGCAGGAGCTGTACCTGAAGGACGCCCGGCCCAGGCTGGAAGCCTCTGCGATCGTGGACAACGCCGATCTGGCCCATCCCCGTCGCACGTTCGAGGACTACTGCTGA
- the truB gene encoding tRNA pseudouridine(55) synthase TruB: MAAPGVLLVDKPGGMTSHDVVARARKALGTRKIGHAGTLDPMATGLLILGVEAATRLLTYIVGLDKTYQATIRLGATTDTDDADGTILTVTDAAALDPAAITAAIAPLTGEISQVPSRVSAIKVAGRRAYDLARAGEEVTLAARTVTVSRFEVLDQRSEDGFVDLDVVVDCSSGTYIRALARDLGDALGVGGHLTALRRTRIGPFGLDGAAAIDALGAARLLTPADVATTVLGAFPVSADEARDLRHGKRLVGAAARITQVPAAAIDPAGVLVGIVERRGDDVKSVMNLPPGEASA; the protein is encoded by the coding sequence ATGGCCGCACCCGGTGTGCTGCTGGTGGACAAGCCCGGCGGCATGACCAGCCATGACGTCGTCGCCCGCGCCCGCAAGGCGCTGGGGACCCGCAAGATCGGCCACGCCGGCACGCTGGATCCGATGGCCACCGGCCTGCTGATCCTCGGCGTGGAGGCTGCCACCCGGCTGCTGACCTACATCGTCGGGCTGGACAAGACCTACCAGGCCACGATCCGTCTCGGCGCGACGACAGACACCGATGATGCGGACGGCACGATCCTGACGGTGACGGATGCCGCCGCCCTCGATCCCGCGGCGATCACCGCCGCGATCGCTCCGCTCACGGGCGAGATCTCCCAGGTGCCCAGCCGCGTGTCGGCGATCAAGGTCGCCGGCCGCCGGGCCTACGACCTGGCGCGCGCGGGCGAGGAGGTCACGCTCGCCGCCCGCACCGTGACGGTGTCCCGGTTCGAGGTGCTCGACCAGCGCAGCGAGGACGGCTTCGTCGATCTGGACGTCGTCGTGGACTGCTCGAGCGGCACCTACATCCGTGCCCTCGCCCGTGACCTCGGCGACGCTCTCGGCGTGGGCGGTCACCTCACGGCGCTGCGGCGCACCCGCATCGGCCCGTTCGGACTCGACGGTGCGGCAGCCATCGATGCACTCGGCGCCGCGCGGCTGCTCACACCGGCCGATGTAGCCACCACCGTCCTCGGCGCATTCCCGGTGTCCGCGGACGAGGCGCGCGACCTCCGCCACGGCAAACGGCTGGTCGGCGCGGCCGCACGGATCACGCAGGTCCCTGCGGCCGCCATCGACCCCGCCGGAGTTCTGGTCGGGATCGTGGAGCGCCGCGGCGACGACGTCAAAAGCGTCATGAACCTTCCCCCCGGAGAGGCATCCGCATGA